Proteins from a genomic interval of Paenibacillus sp. RC334:
- the spoVT gene encoding stage V sporulation protein T, producing MKATGIVRRIDDLGRVVIPKEIRRTLRIREGDPLEIFVDRDGEVILKKYSPIGELGDFAKEYAESLFESTGHITMITDRDTIITVAGGSKKEFLDKPIGSIIEGSMDNRKTVLETASGSYELTRDHEETLSSFVAAPIVSGGDPIGSVVLLNKDENVKMAEMEIKMAETAAGFLGKQMEQ from the coding sequence ATGAAAGCTACTGGTATAGTTCGCCGTATTGATGATCTGGGGCGGGTAGTTATTCCTAAGGAAATTCGCCGCACCTTGAGAATTCGTGAAGGAGATCCGCTTGAAATTTTTGTGGATCGTGACGGAGAAGTCATTTTGAAAAAGTATTCACCTATCGGTGAACTTGGTGATTTCGCCAAAGAATACGCTGAGTCCCTGTTTGAAAGCACAGGCCATATTACGATGATTACCGACCGGGACACCATTATTACGGTGGCCGGAGGCTCTAAAAAAGAGTTTCTGGACAAGCCGATCGGCAGCATTATCGAAGGTAGTATGGATAATCGCAAAACGGTACTGGAAACAGCCAGCGGCTCCTATGAGCTGACCCGAGACCACGAAGAAACACTCTCGTCCTTTGTGGCGGCTCCCATTGTTTCGGGTGGTGATCCTATTGGTTCCGTTGTGTTACTGAACAAGGACGAAAACGTGAAAATGGCCGAAATGGAGATCAAAATGGCTGAAACAGCCGCTGGTTTCCTCGGTAAACAAATGGAACAGTAA